A stretch of the Methanosphaera sp. genome encodes the following:
- a CDS encoding orc1/cdc6 family replication initiation protein yields the protein MENIFQKLDDRETIFKTKDYLDHRFIPETLPHRSEQIESIAKYWVEALNGITPPDITIYGKTGTGKTSVALYAKKQLEEIAAERNLNIKIEYIRCTDYNTEYQLLARLCQQLGKPVPYRGWTKAEVVNTFRNLFSKNILGEDLILIVILDEVDVILKNDGDNILYTLTRTNNVSITSISNYVDFKQFIKPRVRSSLRDREIVFPPYNAEQLIDILTERSHVSFKDGSISDGVIALCSALAAKEEGDARYALDLLKSSGEIADERGVNKIEEGFVKESKDRIEHNKVFDVVVTLPLQQQKVLETIAYLTEKNEEITSGRLYEVYQDLSKNDSVSYRRLFDFVNELEMLGLISTKTVSRGRGRGRTNIITLQCDIDLISKALIFKD from the coding sequence ATGGAAAATATATTCCAAAAACTCGATGATAGAGAAACAATATTTAAAACCAAAGATTACCTAGACCATAGATTTATACCTGAAACCTTACCTCACAGAAGTGAACAAATAGAATCCATAGCAAAATACTGGGTAGAAGCACTCAATGGAATAACACCACCAGACATAACAATCTACGGAAAAACAGGAACAGGAAAAACATCAGTAGCACTATATGCAAAAAAACAATTAGAAGAAATAGCAGCAGAAAGAAATCTAAACATCAAAATAGAATACATCAGATGCACAGACTACAACACAGAATATCAACTACTAGCACGACTATGTCAACAACTAGGAAAACCAGTACCATATAGGGGATGGACAAAAGCTGAAGTAGTAAATACATTCAGAAATCTCTTCAGCAAAAACATACTAGGTGAAGATCTAATACTTATTGTAATTTTAGATGAAGTAGATGTCATACTAAAAAATGATGGAGATAACATTCTCTACACACTCACACGTACAAATAACGTGTCAATAACATCAATAAGTAACTATGTAGACTTTAAACAATTCATAAAACCTAGAGTAAGAAGTAGTCTACGTGATCGTGAAATAGTATTTCCACCATATAATGCAGAACAATTAATTGATATATTAACTGAAAGATCACATGTATCATTTAAAGATGGATCAATATCAGATGGTGTAATAGCACTCTGTTCTGCACTTGCTGCAAAAGAAGAAGGAGATGCACGTTATGCTCTTGATCTTCTAAAATCATCAGGTGAAATTGCAGATGAACGTGGAGTAAATAAAATTGAGGAAGGATTTGTAAAAGAATCAAAAGATAGAATAGAACACAATAAGGTATTTGATGTTGTAGTAACACTTCCATTACAACAACAAAAAGTACTTGAAACTATTGCATATCTAACAGAGAAAAATGAGGAAATTACATCAGGAAGACTATATGAGGTATATCAGGACTTATCAAAGAATGATTCTGTATCATATCGTAGACTTTTTGACTTTGTAAATGAACTTGAAATGCTTGGATTAATCTCTACAAAAACAGTCTCTCGTGGACGTGGACGTGGACGAACAAATATTATAACACTACAATGTGATATTGATCTAATATCTAAAGCATTAATATTTAAAGATTAA
- the cobJ gene encoding precorrin-3B C(17)-methyltransferase translates to MISLIGIGSKREHMTLKAADRIKEADVIIAYKPYLEHIEDLIEGKEVLRRGMGDEMERVELAIEKEKEGKKVAIISSGDPGIYGMANVYFQIIDKYSDLEFEVIPGVTAATYAASALGAPLHDLAIISLSDLLTPLEEIERKIEHAAIADMVIVFYNPKSKTRVEPFESACRILNENRNPETPVGIVKTEGTDTIVEICKLKDLENQDIHMSTTIIIGNSLTYVKKGKMITPRGYKTKAELPPQTEEFYEKFFNGEIREGQNTDCEYFPCHEKQENCTFCYCPIYPCGDGATNGKWITDKDVWNCKDCNWIHNDKVVDEILDFVKENIHSMEDFDRKKKQLLKLRRATIYKTRNEDYQRCFELDDE, encoded by the coding sequence ATGATAAGCTTGATAGGAATAGGCTCAAAAAGAGAACACATGACATTAAAAGCTGCAGATAGAATTAAAGAAGCAGATGTAATAATAGCATATAAACCATACCTTGAACACATCGAAGACTTAATAGAAGGAAAAGAAGTACTAAGACGTGGAATGGGAGATGAAATGGAAAGAGTAGAACTTGCAATTGAAAAAGAAAAAGAAGGAAAAAAAGTTGCAATTATAAGCTCAGGAGATCCAGGAATCTATGGAATGGCAAATGTATACTTCCAAATTATTGATAAATACTCAGATTTAGAATTTGAAGTAATACCAGGTGTAACAGCAGCAACATATGCAGCAAGTGCACTAGGTGCACCATTACACGATCTTGCAATAATAAGTCTAAGTGATCTTCTAACACCACTAGAAGAAATTGAACGTAAAATCGAACATGCAGCAATAGCAGATATGGTAATAGTATTCTACAACCCAAAAAGTAAAACAAGAGTAGAACCATTTGAAAGTGCATGTAGAATATTAAATGAAAATCGTAACCCTGAAACACCAGTAGGAATTGTAAAAACAGAAGGAACAGATACAATAGTAGAAATCTGCAAACTCAAAGACCTAGAAAATCAAGATATTCACATGTCAACAACAATTATCATTGGAAACTCACTAACATACGTTAAAAAAGGTAAAATGATAACACCTAGAGGATATAAAACAAAAGCAGAACTTCCACCACAAACAGAAGAATTCTATGAAAAATTCTTTAATGGAGAAATTCGGGAAGGACAAAATACAGACTGTGAATACTTCCCATGCCATGAAAAACAAGAAAACTGTACATTCTGCTACTGTCCAATCTATCCATGTGGTGATGGAGCAACAAATGGTAAATGGATAACAGATAAAGATGTATGGAACTGTAAAGATTGTAACTGGATCCATAATGATAAAGTTGTTGATGAAATACTAGACTTTGTAAAAGAAAATATTCACTCCATGGAAGACTTTGATCGTAAGAAAAAACAATTACTTAAACTTAGACGTGCAACAATCTATAAAACAAGAAATGAAGACTATCAACGTTGCTTTGAACTTGATGATGAATAG